A genomic window from Silene latifolia isolate original U9 population chromosome 11, ASM4854445v1, whole genome shotgun sequence includes:
- the LOC141612711 gene encoding deoxyhypusine synthase-like has product MEGDSMMASVCAVLFKESENLEGKRRKIKGYDFNQGVNFLELINSLSCTGFQATNLGDAIEIVNEMLEWKLADEAIANDCSEEEKNPKFRESTRCKIFLGFTSNIISSGLRETVRYLVEHRMVDVIVTTGGGIEEDLIKCLAPTFQGEFSLPGAELREKGWNRIGNLLVPNDNYCKFDDWITPILDKMLEEQNSQNILWTPSKTIARLGREINDETSYLYWASKNNIPVYCPSFTDGSLGDMLSIHLCHNPGLIIDIMQDVDGMNLEAVRAGPRKTGMIILGGGAAKHHICNANLMRGGADYAVFINTAQEFDGSDSGASPDEAVSWGKIRATAKTVKVHCDATIAFPLVVAATFAPKRERERKMSEHA; this is encoded by the exons ATGGAGGGAGATAGTATGATGGCATCTGTTTGCGCTGTGTTGTTCAAGGAGTCCGAGAACTTAGAAGGAAAACGCCGAAAGATTAAAGGCTATGATTTTAATCAAGGTGTAAATTTTCTTGAGTTGATAAACTCGTTAAGTTGTACCGGTTTTCAAGCAACAAATCTTGGAGACGCCATTGAAATAGTTAATGAAATG CTGGAGTGGAAGCTGGCAGACGAGGCGATTGCAAATGATTGCAGCGAGGAAGAGAAAAATCCCAAATTTAGAGAATCTACGCGATGCAAAATTTTCTTAGGCTTTACTTCGAATATTATTTCCTCTGGTCTTCGTGAAACTGTTCGCTATTTGGTTGAACATCGTATG GTTGACGTGATAGTAACGACTGGTGGGGGTATAGAAGAAGACCTTATTAAATGTCTAGCACCGACTTTCCAAGGTGAATTTTCGTTACCTGGAGCTGAATTACGCGAAAAAGGATGGAACCGCATTGGTAATTTGTTGGTTCCGAATGACAACTACTGCAAATTTGATGATTGGATTACTCCGATTTTGGATAAAATGTTGGAAGAGCAAAATTCACAG AACATACTATGGACACCGTCCAAGACAATTGCTCGTTTGGGACGAGAAATAAATGACGAAACTTCATATCTTTACTGGGCATCTAAG AACAATATTCCAGTATACTGTCCAAGTTTTACAGACGGCTCACTCGGAGACATGCTTTCTATTCATTTATGTCACAACCCGGGTTTAATCATCGATATTATGCAGG ATGTAGATGGCATGAACCTAGAGGCTGTAAGAGCGGGTCCGAGGAAAACAGGCATGATAATACTAGGGGGAGGGGCGGCAAAGCATCACATATGCAATGCAAACTTGATGAGAGGTGGGGCAGATTATGCTGTTTTTATTAACACTGCCCAAGAGTTTGATGGCAGTGATTCTGGTGCTTCGCCTGATGAGGCGGTTTCCTGGGGAAAAATCCGCGCAACTGCTAAGACTGTTAAG GTGCATTGTGACGCCACTATCGCTTTCCCGTTAGTAGTAGCTGCGACCTTTGCCCCTAAGCGAGAGCGCGAGAGAAAGATGTCGGAGCACGCCTGA
- the LOC141611062 gene encoding uncharacterized protein LOC141611062 gives MEDPQKKDERMHSPTNSQQTVSDDDEIDYETRPEFYDSDLDDKDESWVTNKRKGRTTDAVLSCPACFTTLCLDCQRHEIYVTQYRAMFVVNCEIKEKTVAPVGGQKRRKKRKGRDSVVADEVSSESELVRQVCCSVCSTEVGVFDKDEVYHFYDVLPSES, from the exons atgGAAGATCCGCAGAAAAAAGACGAGCGTATGCATTCCCCAACTAATTCTCAGCAAACTG TTTCTGATGATGATGAAATAGACTACGAAACCAGACCAGAATTTTATGATTCGGACTTAGATGATAAGGATGAGTCGTGGGTGACAAACAAAAGGAAAGGTCGGACCACTGATGCTGTTCTCAGCTGTCCTGCTTGTTTCACTACGCTCTGCCTGGATTGTCAAAG ACATGAGATATATGTGACACAATACAGGGCCATGTTCGTAGTGAACTGCGAAATAAAGGAGAAAACAGTAGCTCCAGTAGGAGGCCAGAAACGGAGAAAGAAGCGGAAGGGAAGAGACAGTGTAGTAGCAGATGAAGTTAGCTCAGAGAGTGAATTAGTCAGGCAAGTCTGCTGCTCAGTCTGCTCAACCGAGGTTGGAGTTTTCGACAAAGATGAGGTCTATCATTTCTACGATGTGCTCCCGAGTGAATCTTAA
- the LOC141611063 gene encoding prefoldin subunit 5, protein MANQGGGAAAMRAAEMEKMTVEQLKMLKEQTDGEVNLLQDGLNNIRTATSRLDLAATSLHQLSLRPQGKQMLVPLTASLYVPATLDDAQNVLVDVGTGYFIEKTMDEGKDYCQRKINLLKSNYDQLLEIASKKKVIADEAGVVLQSKLKQMASTS, encoded by the exons ATGGCGAACCAAGGTGGTGGAGCGGCGGCCATGAGAGCAGCAGAAATGGAGAAAATGACCGTTGAACAACTCAAAATGCTTAAAGAACAAACTGATGGTGAAGTTAATCTTCTTCAAGACGGTCTCAACAACATTCGCACCGCTACTTCTCGTCTCGATCTCGCTGCTACTTCTCTTCATCAACTTTCTCTTCGTCCTCAAG GTAAGCAGATGTTAGTGCCTCTTACGGCGTCGCTTTATGTTCCTGCTACTCTTGATGATGCTCAAAACGTTCTTGTTGATGTCGGTACTGGTTACTTCATTGAG AAAACAATGGATGAAGGCAAGGATTACTGTCAGCGGAAAATCAACCTGCTTAAATCTAATTATGACCAACTTCTTGAG ATTGCGTCCAAGAAAAAAGTTATAGCGGACGAAGCTGGAGTTGTGTTACAGTCCAAGTTAAAGCAAATGGCATCAACTTCATGA